From the genome of Armatimonadota bacterium, one region includes:
- the copA gene encoding copper-exporting P-type ATPase A, with translation MQLQEFPHREAEMPTQEIRLQIEGMTCAACVARVERALKRVPGVQEAIVNLATESATIRADPSAVQMERLLEAVEMAGYTAQPVTEETPAPLPSERSEQELRNARHRLLVSTLLTLPVFVLSMAVHHPSHALKLLQLALTTPVQFVIGAPFYVKAWHALRARSANMETLIVLGTSAAYFTSLIATFWTDGAVYYETAAVIITLITFGKYLEARAKGRARQAIERLMRLAPQEATRIRDGGEEIIPVSAVQVGDLLRVRSGEAIPVDGAVVEGFATVDESMLTGESVPVEKRIGDPVAAGTLNTDGVLVIRAHRVGADTMLAQIVRAVERAQAAKAPVQRLADAVAAVFVPIVLLIALATLGVWLLVLKVDFTTAMIHAVGVLVIACPCALGLATPTAVLVGTGRGAELGVLVKDAETLERARQVDTVVLDKTGTLTLGKPRVHHVEALNSVAEEELLRLAAAAEVGSTHPFGQAIVQCAQERAIPLPPINGFRAVAGGGVLAEVEGRRLAVGSARLLEEEAITLSPKAQAKVYTLQSQGYTTVLVAINGESAGVLALRDEPHPTAREAVAQLQAMGLEVWMVTGDQRVVAKAIAQEVGIPSERVLAEVLPQGKAEAVAALQKQGHRVAFVGDGINDAPALAQADVGIAMGEGTDVALESADIALLGSDLRGVATALKLSHATVRTIRQNLFFAFVYNVLGIPLAAMGYLSPMLAALAMSLSSVSVVTNALRLRRAV, from the coding sequence ATGCAGTTGCAAGAGTTTCCCCATAGAGAGGCGGAAATGCCCACACAAGAGATACGTTTACAAATCGAAGGGATGACCTGCGCGGCTTGCGTGGCTCGGGTAGAGCGCGCGCTCAAAAGGGTGCCAGGCGTGCAGGAGGCTATTGTCAACCTCGCCACCGAAAGTGCAACCATCCGTGCCGACCCGAGTGCGGTGCAGATGGAGCGGTTGCTGGAAGCGGTTGAGATGGCGGGTTACACTGCCCAGCCCGTCACTGAAGAAACCCCGGCTCCGCTACCCTCTGAGCGCAGTGAACAAGAGCTGCGCAATGCCCGACATCGCCTGCTGGTGAGTACATTGCTCACCCTGCCTGTGTTCGTGCTGAGCATGGCAGTACACCACCCTTCTCATGCGTTGAAGCTGCTTCAACTCGCGCTGACTACTCCTGTGCAGTTCGTCATCGGTGCGCCGTTTTACGTGAAGGCTTGGCATGCCCTCCGCGCCCGAAGCGCGAACATGGAAACGCTGATTGTGCTGGGCACATCCGCCGCCTATTTCACCAGTCTTATCGCCACTTTCTGGACAGATGGAGCAGTATATTACGAGACGGCGGCGGTCATTATCACGCTCATTACCTTTGGCAAATATCTCGAGGCGCGAGCGAAGGGGCGCGCCCGCCAGGCGATTGAACGGCTGATGCGCCTTGCACCACAGGAAGCGACGCGCATACGCGACGGTGGAGAGGAGATTATACCTGTGTCTGCGGTGCAGGTGGGCGATCTGTTGCGCGTGCGTAGCGGCGAGGCGATACCGGTGGACGGCGCGGTCGTGGAGGGTTTTGCTACGGTGGACGAAAGCATGCTCACGGGCGAAAGCGTGCCAGTGGAAAAGCGCATCGGAGACCCTGTCGCAGCAGGCACGCTGAACACTGACGGCGTGCTGGTGATTCGGGCACACCGGGTGGGAGCGGATACCATGCTGGCGCAAATCGTGCGGGCGGTAGAAAGGGCGCAAGCGGCAAAGGCTCCGGTACAGCGGCTAGCAGATGCGGTAGCAGCGGTGTTCGTGCCGATTGTGCTGTTGATTGCGCTGGCCACGTTGGGCGTGTGGCTACTGGTGTTGAAGGTGGACTTTACCACGGCGATGATTCACGCGGTGGGCGTGCTGGTGATTGCCTGTCCGTGTGCGCTAGGGCTGGCGACGCCGACAGCAGTGCTGGTGGGCACAGGCAGAGGGGCGGAGCTGGGCGTGCTGGTAAAGGATGCCGAGACACTGGAGCGCGCCCGTCAGGTTGACACGGTGGTTCTGGATAAGACGGGCACGCTGACGTTGGGGAAACCCCGCGTGCATCATGTAGAGGCGCTGAACAGCGTGGCAGAAGAGGAGTTACTTCGTCTGGCAGCTGCAGCAGAGGTCGGCTCCACGCACCCGTTTGGGCAGGCTATTGTGCAATGCGCGCAAGAGCGCGCGATACCGTTGCCCCCAATAAACGGCTTTCGCGCCGTTGCTGGTGGCGGCGTGCTGGCGGAGGTGGAAGGGCGTCGCCTGGCGGTTGGTTCCGCACGTCTGCTGGAGGAAGAGGCAATAACGCTCAGCCCGAAGGCGCAAGCGAAGGTGTACACCTTGCAATCGCAGGGTTACACCACGGTGCTGGTAGCGATAAACGGCGAGAGCGCGGGGGTGCTTGCCCTGCGCGATGAACCGCACCCGACGGCACGGGAAGCGGTTGCCCAGCTACAGGCGATGGGGCTGGAGGTATGGATGGTCACCGGCGACCAGCGGGTGGTGGCAAAAGCCATCGCGCAGGAAGTGGGCATTCCCTCAGAGCGGGTATTGGCAGAGGTGTTGCCGCAGGGCAAAGCGGAAGCGGTCGCAGCGCTGCAAAAGCAGGGGCACAGGGTGGCTTTCGTGGGGGACGGCATCAACGACGCTCCCGCTCTGGCGCAGGCGGACGTGGGTATCGCGATGGGCGAAGGTACCGACGTGGCGCTGGAAAGCGCAGACATCGCCTTGCTGGGCAGCGACCTGCGTGGGGTAGCTACCGCGCTGAAACTGTCGCACGCCACGGTGCGCACGATACGCCAGAACCTCTTTTTCGCCTTTGTGTATAATGTACTGGGTATCCCCCTGGCGGCGATGGGCTACCTTAGTCCTATGCTCGCCGCACTGGCGATGAGCCTCAGTTCGGTATCGGTGGTCACGAACGCTTTGCGCTTGCGTCGTGCAGTTTAA
- a CDS encoding peptide ABC transporter substrate-binding protein: MRRYITYLVVILLVALFAAGCGKRQASAPPAQNVLRYALTTEPTTFDPALVRDGPTIDMLFHVYEGLVQWDENNRLRPNLAEKWEVSGNGCVYTFHLKQGVKFHNGREVTAEDFKYSIERACDPELASPVSATYLNDIVGALDKLNRKAKEVRGVEVVDRYTLRITIDHPKAYFLAKLTYPTAYVVCREAIEQNGDEVNGRRLRINERCAVGTGPFKISQYVPGSKVVLAANKDYHGGAPKLDGIERPIVLDASTRHAMYERGDLDIVDVQKGDLLRDRQDPVLSKQLHTFDRAAVFYLGLNQNVFPPFKDRRVRLALAYATDKESIVKVALMGVPQKANGIIPPGVLGHDPNFKGIPYDPEKARQLLAEAGYPGGKGFPTLTLTFREKTPDLRRTAEMVKEQYRKELGINVELREMEWGAFLDALDRKELPFIHLRWAADYLDAQNFLSVMLRTGAPENVVGYSNPRFDALCDQADREQDEQKRIQLYREAERIAVTEDVPWITLYFQRDVELIKPYVKGIRDSLMGHLPHVTTSIER; this comes from the coding sequence GTGCGACGATACATCACCTATCTCGTTGTGATATTGCTTGTAGCGCTGTTTGCTGCAGGCTGTGGCAAAAGGCAGGCTTCTGCGCCACCGGCACAGAACGTGTTGCGCTACGCTCTGACCACCGAACCCACCACCTTTGACCCTGCCCTGGTGCGCGACGGTCCGACTATCGACATGCTCTTCCACGTCTACGAGGGGCTGGTGCAGTGGGATGAGAACAACCGCCTGCGTCCCAATCTGGCGGAAAAGTGGGAAGTAAGCGGCAATGGGTGCGTCTACACCTTCCATCTGAAGCAAGGTGTGAAGTTCCACAACGGGCGTGAAGTGACCGCAGAGGACTTCAAGTACTCCATTGAGCGCGCCTGCGACCCCGAGCTGGCTTCGCCTGTCTCCGCCACCTATCTGAACGACATCGTGGGGGCGTTGGACAAGCTGAACCGCAAAGCCAAAGAGGTAAGGGGCGTGGAGGTGGTGGACAGATATACCCTGCGCATTACCATCGACCACCCGAAGGCGTACTTCCTTGCCAAGCTAACTTATCCAACCGCCTACGTGGTGTGTCGCGAGGCGATTGAGCAGAACGGGGACGAGGTGAACGGCAGACGGTTGCGCATCAATGAACGGTGCGCCGTTGGCACGGGACCGTTTAAGATAAGTCAGTATGTACCCGGCTCGAAGGTGGTGCTGGCGGCAAACAAAGACTATCATGGTGGCGCGCCCAAACTAGACGGCATCGAGCGACCCATTGTGCTGGACGCCAGCACCCGCCATGCCATGTACGAGCGTGGCGACCTCGATATCGTGGACGTGCAAAAAGGGGATTTACTGCGCGACCGGCAAGACCCTGTGTTGAGCAAGCAGTTGCACACCTTTGACCGGGCGGCGGTGTTCTATCTCGGCTTGAACCAGAACGTTTTCCCGCCGTTCAAAGACCGTCGCGTGCGCCTTGCGCTGGCTTATGCTACCGATAAGGAATCTATCGTGAAGGTAGCGCTGATGGGCGTGCCACAGAAGGCAAACGGTATCATCCCCCCGGGCGTACTGGGGCACGACCCTAATTTCAAGGGCATTCCCTACGACCCTGAAAAGGCGCGACAGCTGCTGGCGGAGGCAGGCTATCCGGGAGGTAAAGGCTTTCCCACGTTGACGCTTACTTTCCGCGAGAAGACACCCGACCTGCGCCGCACTGCCGAGATGGTCAAAGAGCAGTACCGCAAGGAGCTGGGCATTAACGTGGAACTGCGCGAAATGGAGTGGGGGGCATTTCTGGACGCCTTAGATCGCAAGGAACTGCCTTTCATCCATTTGCGCTGGGCGGCGGACTATCTGGATGCCCAGAACTTCCTGTCGGTGATGCTGCGTACCGGCGCACCCGAGAATGTGGTGGGTTACAGCAATCCGCGCTTCGATGCACTGTGCGACCAGGCGGACAGGGAACAGGACGAACAGAAACGCATCCAGCTCTACCGCGAGGCGGAGCGTATTGCAGTCACGGAGGACGTGCCATGGATAACCCTTTACTTCCAGCGCGACGTGGAGCTGATAAAGCCCTATGTGAAGGGCATCCGTGACTCGCTGATGGGGCACCTGCCGCATGTAACCACATCTATTGAACGATAA
- the tsf gene encoding elongation factor Ts: MEITAQMVKELRDQTGAGMMECKQALIEAQGDMERARLILREKGAAAAVKRESRQASEGVVVSAVAPDHRRAALLELNAETDFVARNDEFQSLAKELVQQLVDTGFDGTLEEFLQQPSQVAPDRTVRQRVEDLVARIREKIVIGRIATFSTDSTGCVDTYIHLGGKIGVMVELKAATEAGAQHPETLRLARELGMQIAFGNPGYLTRDQVPAQLIEEEREVQRQRAINEGKPAQAIDKIVEGRLSKFFEQICLLDQGYIRDEKKSVKQVIEEFSKTVGEPLTVQRFIRFRVGENSGA; encoded by the coding sequence GTGGAAATCACAGCACAGATGGTCAAGGAGCTACGCGACCAGACCGGCGCAGGCATGATGGAATGCAAGCAGGCGCTGATTGAGGCGCAGGGAGATATGGAACGCGCGCGGCTGATTTTGCGCGAGAAGGGCGCAGCCGCTGCGGTGAAACGTGAATCGCGCCAGGCGTCGGAAGGCGTGGTAGTTTCCGCGGTGGCGCCGGACCACCGCCGTGCCGCACTTTTGGAACTCAACGCCGAAACCGATTTCGTCGCTCGTAACGATGAGTTCCAGTCGCTGGCGAAGGAGCTGGTGCAGCAGCTGGTGGACACCGGCTTCGATGGCACGCTGGAAGAGTTCCTGCAGCAACCCAGTCAGGTCGCTCCCGACCGCACCGTGCGCCAGCGCGTGGAGGACCTGGTGGCGCGTATCCGTGAAAAGATAGTCATCGGGCGCATCGCCACCTTCAGCACCGATAGCACCGGTTGCGTGGATACGTACATCCACCTCGGCGGCAAAATCGGCGTCATGGTGGAGTTAAAAGCGGCGACCGAGGCGGGGGCGCAACATCCCGAAACGCTGCGTCTGGCACGCGAGCTGGGTATGCAAATCGCTTTCGGCAACCCCGGCTACCTCACCCGCGACCAGGTACCTGCGCAGCTGATAGAGGAGGAGCGCGAGGTGCAACGCCAGCGCGCCATCAATGAAGGCAAACCTGCTCAGGCGATAGATAAAATCGTGGAAGGACGCCTCAGCAAGTTCTTCGAGCAAATCTGCCTGCTGGACCAGGGCTATATTCGCGATGAGAAGAAGTCGGTCAAGCAGGTAATAGAAGAGTTCTCCAAAACCGTCGGCGAACCGTTAACGGTGCAGCGGTTCATCCGGTTCCGCGTTGGGGAGAACAGTGGGGCTTAG
- the pyrH gene encoding uridylate kinase, which translates to MSEGASVQPRWQRVLLKLSGEAFAGERGSGLDYTVIGSLAQQIVDAHALGVEIAVVIGGGNIIRGQQAAQAGIDRATADYMGMLATAINALALQDAIEQLGVPTRVQTAIQMFQVAEPFIRRRAIRHLEKGRVVILAAGTGNPYFTTDTAAALRALEIHAQAFLKATNVDGVYDSDPRRDPNAKRFSYITYSEAIARQLRVMDLTALTLCMENRLPIVVFNIARPGNVVRAILGEDIGTLVGGEEK; encoded by the coding sequence ATGAGCGAGGGAGCGAGCGTACAACCCCGCTGGCAACGAGTGCTTCTGAAGCTCTCCGGCGAGGCATTCGCCGGAGAGCGGGGAAGCGGTCTGGATTATACCGTCATTGGCTCTCTGGCGCAGCAGATTGTGGACGCGCACGCGCTGGGGGTGGAGATAGCGGTGGTCATCGGTGGGGGAAATATCATCCGTGGACAACAGGCAGCGCAGGCGGGCATTGACCGCGCTACCGCCGACTATATGGGCATGCTGGCGACAGCCATCAATGCGCTCGCTCTGCAAGACGCCATCGAGCAGCTGGGCGTGCCCACGCGCGTACAGACCGCTATCCAGATGTTTCAGGTCGCCGAGCCGTTTATCCGCCGCCGCGCCATTCGCCATCTGGAGAAGGGGCGGGTGGTCATCCTTGCAGCTGGCACCGGCAACCCCTACTTTACTACCGACACCGCTGCCGCGTTGCGTGCGCTGGAAATCCATGCACAGGCGTTTCTGAAAGCGACGAACGTGGACGGGGTGTACGATTCCGACCCCCGACGTGATCCAAACGCTAAGCGATTCTCGTATATTACTTATAGTGAAGCCATCGCGCGCCAGCTGCGCGTGATGGACTTGACCGCACTGACGTTGTGTATGGAAAATCGTCTGCCGATTGTGGTGTTTAATATCGCCCGTCCGGGCAACGTGGTGCGGGCTATCCTTGGTGAAGACATCGGCACTCTGGTAGGAGGAGAGGAAAAATGA
- the frr gene encoding ribosome-recycling factor, with the protein MIEELLKEAEHKMEKTVEKAAHEFSTIRTGRANPAILEHVMVDYYGTPTPINHIATITVPEPRLLLIQPYDKQSLAWIEKAILKSDLNLVPNNDGQVIRIRIPELTEERRKELIKLLHKKAEDERVAIRNVRREVNEHLKAAEKKGEISEDDVKRAEQQVQKLTDKYIAEIDRLQKAKEDELMEV; encoded by the coding sequence ATGATTGAGGAATTACTGAAAGAAGCCGAGCATAAGATGGAGAAGACGGTGGAGAAGGCAGCGCACGAGTTCTCCACCATCCGCACAGGGCGCGCCAACCCAGCGATTCTGGAGCATGTGATGGTGGATTACTACGGTACTCCTACCCCCATCAACCATATCGCCACCATTACAGTGCCCGAACCGCGCCTCTTGCTTATTCAGCCCTACGATAAGCAGAGCCTGGCATGGATTGAAAAAGCCATCTTGAAGTCCGACCTGAACCTGGTGCCTAATAATGACGGACAGGTCATCCGCATCCGCATCCCTGAGTTGACAGAAGAGAGGCGTAAGGAGCTCATCAAGCTGCTGCACAAAAAGGCAGAGGACGAGCGCGTGGCAATACGTAACGTGCGCCGTGAAGTCAACGAACACCTGAAAGCGGCGGAAAAGAAAGGTGAAATCTCTGAAGATGATGTAAAACGCGCCGAACAGCAGGTGCAGAAGCTTACCGATAAGTATATCGCCGAGATTGACCGCCTGCAGAAGGCAAAAGAGGACGAACTGATGGAGGTATAA
- a CDS encoding isoprenyl transferase, producing the protein METLSLQARIDETAPAVIKAREAGVDFSRLPQHIAIIMDGNGRWALQRGLPRLVGHRQGYRTVRRVVKDCADIGVKMVTLYTFSTENWRRPPDETSGLMALIEEAARQELRQMVINGIQVRVIGRMHELPASLQEELRRGMEITAQNSRLTLNLAINYGGRAEIVDAVRAIARRVRQGEIQPEEIDESTIRAHLYTPDMPDPDLLIRTAGEMRVSNFLVWQTAYSELWVTPTLWPDFRTEHLIEAIVSYQQRVRKFGGIPDEE; encoded by the coding sequence ATGGAAACCCTCTCGCTACAGGCTCGCATCGACGAGACCGCGCCCGCTGTGATCAAAGCGCGGGAGGCAGGTGTGGACTTTTCGCGCCTGCCCCAACACATCGCTATCATCATGGACGGTAATGGGCGGTGGGCACTCCAACGTGGGCTGCCGCGCTTGGTGGGACACCGACAGGGCTATCGTACGGTGCGCCGCGTGGTGAAAGATTGCGCTGACATCGGCGTGAAGATGGTGACACTGTACACCTTCAGTACCGAGAACTGGCGTCGCCCACCCGATGAGACCAGCGGTTTGATGGCTTTGATTGAGGAGGCAGCGCGTCAGGAGCTGCGCCAGATGGTTATCAACGGCATTCAGGTGCGTGTCATCGGGCGGATGCACGAGCTGCCTGCCAGCCTTCAGGAGGAGCTGCGTCGCGGCATGGAGATTACTGCTCAGAACAGCCGCCTCACCCTCAACCTCGCCATCAACTATGGCGGACGGGCGGAGATTGTGGACGCGGTACGCGCCATCGCGCGACGTGTTCGGCAAGGTGAAATCCAGCCTGAAGAGATAGACGAATCTACCATTCGCGCACACCTGTACACGCCGGATATGCCCGACCCCGACCTGCTCATCCGCACCGCAGGTGAGATGCGCGTGAGCAACTTTCTCGTGTGGCAAACCGCCTACTCGGAACTGTGGGTCACGCCTACCCTCTGGCCCGACTTCCGCACCGAGCACCTGATCGAAGCCATTGTCAGCTACCAGCAGCGGGTGCGTAAGTTCGGCGGCATCCCGGATGAGGAATGA
- the dxr gene encoding 1-deoxy-D-xylulose 5-phosphate reductoisomerase, translating to MKRIAVLGSTGSIGTQCLDVAARLPERIQVVALAAHRDHERLWRQAQQFGVQHIALVDEAASALLRERQPDWHIYSGDKGLQTVATLPDVDMVVVGVAGVCGLAATVAALQAGKSIALASKEVLVAAGESVMSLAKERGLAVVPIDSEHSAVFQCLQGERPEAVRRILLTASGGALRDVPLEELPFVTPERALQHPTWRMGAKITIDSATLMNKGLEIIEAHWLFDVPADRVEVVLHPQSIVHALVEMCDGSVLAQLGLPDMRLPIQYALLYPERVDTALPRLNLTQVGVLTFSEPDPRRYPALQVARDALATGGTMPAAMNAANEVAVARFLKGEIRFTDIVRCVREVMEKHQPQPATLEAVQTVDSWAREQARLWQSP from the coding sequence ATGAAACGCATCGCCGTTCTCGGAAGCACCGGCTCTATCGGCACACAGTGCCTGGATGTGGCGGCGCGCTTGCCTGAGCGCATTCAGGTAGTCGCTCTCGCCGCACATCGTGACCACGAACGTTTGTGGCGACAGGCTCAGCAGTTTGGCGTACAGCACATTGCCCTCGTAGATGAAGCCGCCTCTGCCCTCCTGCGTGAGCGTCAGCCCGACTGGCATATTTACTCCGGCGATAAGGGTTTACAGACGGTAGCCACCCTGCCTGATGTGGACATGGTGGTAGTGGGTGTAGCGGGCGTGTGTGGACTGGCAGCGACTGTAGCTGCACTGCAGGCGGGCAAAAGTATCGCGCTGGCAAGCAAGGAGGTGCTGGTTGCAGCTGGAGAGAGCGTGATGTCGCTGGCGAAGGAGCGGGGGCTTGCAGTGGTGCCTATTGACAGCGAACATTCCGCTGTCTTCCAGTGTCTGCAAGGCGAGCGTCCCGAAGCGGTGCGCCGAATCTTGCTGACCGCCTCCGGCGGTGCGTTACGCGACGTACCATTGGAAGAGCTGCCTTTTGTGACCCCGGAACGTGCCTTGCAGCACCCTACCTGGCGCATGGGCGCGAAAATCACCATTGACAGCGCCACGCTGATGAACAAGGGGCTGGAAATCATCGAGGCGCACTGGCTTTTCGATGTGCCCGCTGATCGGGTGGAGGTGGTACTGCACCCTCAGAGCATCGTGCACGCGCTGGTGGAGATGTGTGACGGATCGGTGTTGGCGCAGCTGGGCTTGCCGGATATGCGTCTGCCTATCCAGTACGCCCTGCTCTATCCCGAACGGGTAGATACCGCCTTGCCTCGTTTGAACCTGACGCAGGTGGGCGTGCTTACCTTCTCAGAACCTGACCCGCGCCGTTACCCCGCCCTGCAGGTGGCACGGGATGCGCTGGCTACCGGCGGAACCATGCCCGCCGCGATGAACGCCGCTAATGAGGTGGCGGTTGCCCGTTTCCTCAAGGGCGAGATTCGCTTTACCGATATTGTGCGGTGCGTGCGGGAGGTCATGGAGAAGCATCAGCCGCAGCCCGCCACTCTGGAAGCGGTGCAGACGGTGGATTCGTGGGCGAGGGAACAGGCTCGCCTGTGGCAGAGTCCATAA
- a CDS encoding zinc metalloprotease — MEYQALQTLFYFLLTIGVLVVAHEFGHFIVAKWCGMRVEEFAFGFGPKWIVLARQGDTEYTIRPFPLGGFVRIAGMESHDDDNPPPGTFFSKPIWQRNAVVLAGPVMSLLLGYVIFSIMGMTVGLDIGKPMNRVAQVLPGTEAERMGLKMGDVIVEINKQPIRDGEQMMKVIHSSPGKKLFIRVKRDDEYILLSGVPKQYEVEEVENGKKVVKKQGRLGFIPAQQVQRLSPWQSLVAGTRITKNLIMAIPEQLFTKNVKDNVGGPVAIVQMTHVAAKEGLHRVLSFMAALSISLGILNLFPIPILDGGHLVLYFIEWLRRGRRLTAKQQMAVQMVGLAILLSILVLVTANDITRLIAGKLPQ, encoded by the coding sequence TTGGAGTATCAGGCATTGCAAACACTATTTTATTTTCTGCTCACTATCGGTGTGCTGGTAGTCGCACACGAATTCGGCCATTTTATCGTTGCCAAATGGTGCGGGATGCGCGTGGAAGAGTTCGCCTTCGGCTTCGGGCCCAAGTGGATTGTGCTGGCACGTCAGGGCGACACTGAGTACACTATCCGTCCCTTCCCGCTTGGAGGATTCGTACGCATCGCCGGTATGGAGTCGCACGATGACGACAACCCGCCCCCCGGCACTTTCTTCTCCAAACCGATATGGCAGCGCAATGCAGTGGTGCTTGCTGGACCTGTCATGAGCCTGTTGCTGGGCTACGTGATTTTCTCCATCATGGGCATGACCGTCGGGCTGGACATTGGCAAGCCGATGAACCGCGTGGCGCAGGTACTCCCCGGCACCGAAGCGGAACGTATGGGGCTGAAGATGGGCGACGTGATTGTAGAGATTAACAAACAACCCATCCGCGACGGCGAGCAAATGATGAAGGTCATTCACAGCAGCCCGGGCAAAAAGCTCTTTATCCGCGTCAAGCGGGACGATGAATATATCCTGCTGAGCGGCGTTCCCAAGCAATATGAGGTTGAAGAGGTTGAGAACGGCAAGAAGGTTGTCAAGAAGCAGGGGCGCCTGGGGTTCATTCCTGCCCAGCAGGTGCAGCGTTTGTCGCCCTGGCAGTCGCTGGTAGCGGGCACGCGCATCACGAAGAACCTCATCATGGCCATTCCCGAACAACTGTTCACGAAGAACGTGAAAGATAACGTGGGCGGTCCGGTAGCCATCGTGCAGATGACGCATGTCGCCGCGAAAGAGGGGTTGCACCGCGTGCTCAGCTTCATGGCGGCGCTGAGCATCAGCCTGGGTATCCTGAACCTCTTCCCCATCCCGATTCTGGACGGGGGGCATCTGGTGCTCTACTTCATCGAGTGGCTGCGGAGAGGACGTCGCCTCACCGCGAAACAGCAAATGGCGGTGCAGATGGTAGGGCTGGCGATACTGCTCTCCATTCTGGTGCTGGTGACCGCCAACGACATCACCCGCCTGATAGCAGGAAAGCTGCCGCAGTAG
- the argA gene encoding acetyltransferase: MSATVRKARTTDVPAMQRLVNFFADRGDMLHRSLAQFYENLRDFFVVEEEGQVVGCVALHVVWRDLAEIKSLAVAEEAQGRGYGKQLVVACLQEAPCLGVERVFALTYKPQFFEKLGFRVCDRAELPRKVWTECVHCPKFYDCQEVAVIIEIHP; this comes from the coding sequence ATGAGTGCTACCGTTCGGAAGGCGCGCACGACGGACGTTCCGGCGATGCAGCGCCTTGTGAACTTTTTTGCCGACCGCGGGGATATGCTTCACCGCTCGTTAGCGCAGTTCTACGAGAACCTGCGCGACTTCTTCGTGGTGGAAGAGGAAGGTCAGGTGGTGGGGTGTGTTGCCCTGCATGTGGTATGGCGCGACCTTGCGGAGATTAAATCGCTTGCGGTTGCCGAGGAGGCGCAGGGTAGGGGATACGGCAAGCAGCTGGTTGTGGCGTGCCTGCAGGAGGCGCCCTGCCTGGGCGTAGAGCGGGTGTTCGCCCTCACCTATAAACCGCAGTTCTTCGAAAAGCTGGGCTTCCGCGTATGTGATCGCGCCGAACTACCCCGCAAAGTGTGGACAGAGTGCGTGCATTGCCCCAAATTTTATGATTGCCAGGAAGTAGCGGTGATTATTGAGATACATCCGTAG